Proteins encoded by one window of Pelecanus crispus isolate bPelCri1 chromosome 8, bPelCri1.pri, whole genome shotgun sequence:
- the LOC104028729 gene encoding neuropeptide Y receptor type 2 translates to MGPLEGANSTLTVEKTALNEKLPHGWHTKDFVTPSQDLSGSRSVMMDSTKILGVQVILIAAYSLIILLGFIGNSLVIYIIVKYKTMRTVTNFFIANLALADLMVDTLCLPFTLVYTLLDEWKFGAVLCHLVPYAQALSVHVSTLTLTVIALDRYRCIVFHLDSRISKRLSFTIIAVMWLAAAVLAGPLAIFREYRYEEIPSINLKMAVCSEKWPSGNNRDATIYSLSMLLLQYVFPLAIICYAYTRIWFKLKNHVSPTSRNENQCRRRKTTKMLVMVVVVFAVCWLPFHIFQLAIDLDLVLIFHEYKLLYTVFHVGAMCSTFVNPLLYGWMNKNYRNGFLMFFRCQNKPESIHTEGSVRGRSYIFRANTLNGSIKQTPGNGPLPTEV, encoded by the coding sequence ATGGGACCATTGGAGGGAGCCAACAGCACCCTCACTGTGGAGAAGACAGCATTAAATGAGAAGCTGCCACATGGCTGGCACACCAAGGACTTTGTCACTCCTAGCCAGGATCTCTCTGGGTCCCGCAGTGTTATGATGGACAGCACCAAGATCCTGGGGGTCCAGGTCATTCTGATTGCCGCCTACTCCCTCATCATTCTGCTGGGGTTCATTGGCAATTCCTTGGTCATCTACATCATAGTGAAGTACAAGACCATGAGGACCGTCACCAACTTCTTCATAGCTAACCTGGCCCTGGCAGATCTGATGGTGGACACGCTCTGTCTGCCTTTCACCCTAGTGTACACGCTGCTGGACGAGTGGAAGTTTGGAGCTGTTCTTTGTCATCTGGTCCCTTATGCTCAAGCTCTGAGTGTCCATGTGTCCACTCTCACCCTGACTGTGATTGCCCTAGATAGGTACCGGTGTATTGTTTTCCACCTGGACAGCAGGATTTCCAAGAGGCTCAGCTTCACCATCATAGCTGTCATGTGGCTAGCAGCAGCTGTCCTAGCAGGTCCTCTGGCCATCTTCAGAGAGTACCGGTATGAGGAAATCCCATCCATCAACCTCAAAATGGCTGTCTGCTCAGAAAAATGGCCTTCTGGTAATAACAGAGATGCCACTATCTACAGCCTGTCCATGCTCCTCCTGCAGtatgtttttcctcttgcaatTATTTGTTATGCCTATACCAGAATCTGGTTCAAGCTGAAAAACCATGTCAGTCCCACTTCTAGGAATGAAAACCAGTGCCGGAGGAGGAAGACAACCAAAATGCTAGTGATGGTAGTTGTGGTATTTGCAGTCTGTTGGCTCCCCTTCCACATATTCCAGCTTGCCATTGATCTTGATCTGGTTCTTATCTTCCATGAGTACAAACTCCTGTACACCGTCTTCCATGTTGGAGCCATGTGCTCTACATTTGTCAATCCCCTGCTCTATGGATGGATGAACAAGAACTACCGGAATGGCTTCCTTATGTTTTTCCGTTGCCAGAACAAGCCAGAAAGCATCCACACTGAAGGCTCAGTTAGAGGGAGGTCGTACATCTTCAGGGCCAACACCCTAAATGGGAGCATCAAACAGACTCCTGGCAATGGACCACTGCCCACAGAGGTTTAG